The following proteins are co-located in the Sphingomonas donggukensis genome:
- a CDS encoding CopD family protein — translation MTGLLGAAYPWVKAAHVVFVIFWMAGLFMLPRYLVYHQEGLGDAAEEARWIKREGVLRRMILTPSLVAVWLLGLLLAANLGLFDGGAGLGWLHAKLLIVVLLSGYHGWAVSYAKRLATGEGRLSGRTLRMVNEVPALAAFAIVVLVIVRPF, via the coding sequence GTGACCGGGTTGCTCGGCGCCGCATATCCGTGGGTGAAGGCGGCGCACGTCGTGTTCGTCATCTTCTGGATGGCCGGGCTGTTCATGCTGCCGCGCTACCTCGTCTATCATCAGGAAGGACTGGGTGATGCCGCCGAGGAGGCCCGCTGGATCAAGCGCGAGGGCGTGCTGCGCCGAATGATCCTGACGCCCTCGCTGGTCGCGGTGTGGCTGCTGGGTCTGTTGCTTGCCGCCAATCTCGGGCTGTTCGACGGCGGGGCGGGGCTCGGCTGGCTGCATGCCAAGCTGCTGATCGTGGTATTGCTGAGCGGCTATCACGGTTGGGCGGTCAGCTATGCGAAGCGGCTGGCGACCGGCGAGGGGCGGCTCTCGGGCCGTACCTTGCGCATGGTCAACGAAGTGCCGGCGCTCGCCGCCTTCGCGATCGTCGTGCTGGTGATCGTTCGCCCGTTCTGA
- a CDS encoding cell wall hydrolase → MSLVARAATFAAVTFCAGFLLGTTTPGFAQELSPVQMSTLNALAVPQVPTIQSPAAVPQDAAPAVARPAVVQVQPIPTETATAPDEEDFDSLSEAVAAQDHAIEDREMRCLAAGVFFESKGEPLTGQLAVAQTIINRTKSGRFPKSICSVLTQRGQFSFVRGGVVPSAEGRSGWTTAVAIAKVAARDLWDGAADSALFFHARRVAPGWRMQKVAAIGNHVFYR, encoded by the coding sequence ATGTCGCTTGTCGCTCGCGCCGCTACCTTTGCGGCGGTTACTTTTTGTGCCGGCTTCCTGCTTGGCACCACGACCCCGGGGTTCGCGCAGGAGCTGAGCCCCGTGCAGATGTCGACCTTGAACGCATTGGCCGTTCCCCAGGTTCCCACGATTCAGTCCCCCGCTGCCGTACCGCAGGACGCCGCGCCCGCAGTCGCCCGCCCCGCCGTGGTGCAGGTCCAGCCGATCCCGACCGAAACCGCGACCGCGCCGGATGAGGAGGATTTCGATTCGCTCTCCGAAGCCGTCGCCGCGCAGGATCACGCCATCGAGGACCGCGAGATGCGCTGCCTCGCCGCCGGCGTGTTCTTCGAATCGAAGGGTGAGCCGCTCACCGGCCAGCTCGCCGTCGCCCAGACCATCATCAATCGCACGAAGTCGGGCCGCTTCCCCAAGTCGATCTGTTCGGTGCTGACCCAGCGCGGCCAGTTTTCGTTCGTTCGCGGCGGCGTCGTGCCGTCGGCGGAGGGGCGTTCCGGCTGGACCACCGCGGTCGCCATCGCCAAGGTCGCTGCGCGCGACCTGTGGGACGGTGCCGCCGACAGCGCGCTGTTCTTCCACGCCCGCCGCGTCGCGCCGGGCTGGCGGATGCAGAAGGTCGCCGCGATCGGCAACCACGTCTTCTATCGCTGA
- a CDS encoding PTS sugar transporter subunit IIA → MTDLSDMIALDCVLPDVSVGTKRALFTALGAASASALGLDAGLVATRLADREKLGTTGFGGGIAVPHARIEGLPEVRGIFARLTRGIDFAAVDDLPVDLVFMLLSPPDAGADHLKALARVSRRLRDRGLAEKLRGAGSRDALYALLTGIGARDAA, encoded by the coding sequence GTGACCGACCTGAGCGACATGATCGCTCTCGACTGCGTGTTGCCGGACGTGTCCGTGGGCACGAAACGCGCGCTGTTTACGGCGCTGGGCGCGGCATCGGCGAGTGCGCTGGGGCTCGATGCCGGACTAGTCGCGACGCGGCTGGCGGATCGCGAGAAGCTGGGCACGACCGGGTTCGGCGGCGGCATCGCCGTGCCGCATGCGCGGATCGAGGGCTTGCCGGAGGTGCGCGGCATCTTTGCGCGGCTGACGCGGGGGATCGATTTCGCTGCGGTCGACGACCTGCCGGTCGATCTTGTGTTCATGCTGCTGTCGCCGCCCGATGCCGGTGCGGACCATCTGAAGGCGCTCGCGCGCGTGTCGCGGCGGTTGCGCGATCGCGGCCTCGCAGAAAAGTTGCGCGGCGCAGGTTCGCGCGACGCGCTGTATGCGCTGCTGACCGGGATCGGCGCGCGTGACGCCGCCTGA
- the hemE gene encoding uroporphyrinogen decarboxylase: MLGPDLSDTHAPKPLLATLRGEKLSAPPIWLMRQAGRYLPEYRALRAEKGGFLALATDPVAATEITLQPIRRFGFDGAILFSDILMVPWALGQDLWFEVGEGPRLAPTLVDHALETLQPAPERLEPVYATVRGVAAALPPQVTFLGFAGSPWTVATYMVAGQGSRDQAETRRFAYRDPQAFQSIIDAIVALTVTYLSGQITAGVEAVQLFDSWAGSLSPAEFERWVIAPNAEIVRRLRALHPDTPIIGFPKGAGGKLAAYATGVAPDAIGLDETVDPVWADAALPSGLPVQGNLDPLALIAGGDVLDTAIDRVLGAFRDRPHVFNLGHGIQQDTPIAHVEQAIARVRGAA; this comes from the coding sequence ATGTTGGGACCGGACTTGAGCGATACGCACGCCCCCAAGCCCCTGCTCGCGACGCTGCGTGGGGAAAAGCTGTCGGCGCCGCCGATCTGGCTGATGCGTCAGGCGGGACGTTACCTGCCCGAGTATCGCGCGCTCAGGGCCGAGAAGGGCGGTTTCCTGGCGCTGGCGACCGATCCGGTGGCGGCGACCGAGATCACGCTCCAGCCGATCCGCCGCTTCGGCTTCGACGGCGCCATCCTGTTTTCCGATATCCTCATGGTGCCGTGGGCGCTCGGCCAGGATCTGTGGTTTGAGGTGGGCGAGGGGCCGCGTCTGGCGCCGACCTTGGTCGATCATGCGCTGGAGACGCTCCAGCCGGCACCTGAGCGGCTCGAGCCGGTCTATGCGACCGTCCGCGGGGTGGCTGCGGCATTGCCCCCACAGGTCACCTTTTTGGGCTTTGCCGGCAGCCCCTGGACCGTCGCGACCTATATGGTCGCCGGCCAAGGCAGTCGCGACCAGGCCGAGACGCGGCGCTTCGCCTACCGTGACCCGCAGGCATTCCAGTCGATCATCGACGCGATCGTCGCGCTGACTGTCACTTATCTCTCGGGGCAGATCACCGCGGGGGTCGAGGCGGTGCAGCTGTTCGACAGCTGGGCCGGGAGCCTCAGCCCCGCCGAGTTCGAGCGCTGGGTCATCGCGCCGAATGCGGAGATCGTGCGCCGCCTGCGCGCGCTTCACCCCGACACGCCGATCATCGGTTTTCCGAAGGGCGCGGGCGGCAAGCTCGCCGCCTATGCGACTGGCGTCGCCCCCGACGCGATCGGGCTGGACGAGACGGTCGACCCCGTGTGGGCCGACGCCGCGTTGCCTTCCGGTCTGCCGGTACAGGGCAATCTCGACCCGCTGGCGCTGATTGCGGGCGGCGACGTGCTCGACACCGCGATCGACCGCGTGCTGGGTGCGTTCCGCGATCGCCCGCACGTCTTCAACCTCGGGCACGGTATCCAGCAGGACACGCCGATCGCGCATGTCGAACAGGCGATCGCTCGCGTCAGGGGCGCCGCGTGA
- a CDS encoding pyruvate, water dikinase regulatory protein: MMRLHLHLLSDSTGETLENIAKAALAQYDDVDTQRHFWPMVRNEAHLERILTEVAQFPGLVLFTLVNPAIRTMLEDRCRAMGLPAVAPLDGVNDALSGLLGQEAKARPGRQHTLDAAYFARVEAIQWTIAHDDGIASDDWEAADIVLAGVSRSSKTPTSIYLANRGYKTANIPIVVESPPPPILFALKSPLVVGLTTSADRLVQIRRNRLLSLNQKTETAYVEQESVMREVAYARRMFADNGWPVIDVTRRSIEETAAAIIALVGERTLAGVEA; the protein is encoded by the coding sequence GTGATGCGTCTGCACCTCCATCTGCTGTCGGATTCGACGGGCGAGACGCTGGAGAACATCGCCAAGGCGGCGCTGGCGCAATATGACGACGTCGATACGCAGCGGCATTTCTGGCCGATGGTGCGCAACGAGGCGCATCTGGAGCGCATCCTGACCGAAGTCGCGCAATTCCCGGGCCTCGTCCTGTTCACGCTGGTCAATCCCGCGATCCGCACGATGCTGGAGGATCGCTGCCGCGCGATGGGCCTGCCCGCGGTCGCCCCGCTCGACGGAGTGAACGACGCGCTGTCGGGGCTGCTCGGGCAGGAGGCCAAGGCCCGGCCCGGGCGCCAGCATACCCTCGACGCCGCCTATTTCGCGCGGGTCGAGGCGATCCAGTGGACCATCGCCCATGACGACGGCATCGCGTCGGACGATTGGGAGGCCGCCGATATCGTGCTTGCGGGCGTTTCGCGCTCTTCGAAGACGCCGACCTCGATCTACCTCGCCAACCGCGGGTATAAGACCGCGAACATCCCGATCGTGGTGGAATCGCCGCCGCCGCCGATCCTGTTCGCACTCAAATCGCCGCTCGTTGTCGGGCTGACCACCAGTGCCGACCGGCTGGTCCAGATCCGCCGCAATCGCCTGTTGTCGCTCAACCAGAAGACCGAGACCGCCTATGTCGAACAGGAATCCGTGATGCGCGAGGTCGCCTACGCGCGGCGGATGTTCGCCGACAACGGCTGGCCAGTGATCGACGTCACCCGTCGCTCGATCGAGGAAACCGCCGCCGCGATCATCGCGCTGGTCGGCGAGCGTACCCTGGCCGGGGTCGAGGCGTGA
- a CDS encoding Maf family protein, with protein sequence MLEQADVAFEIDRPNVDEDAAKAALAAAGTSARDTADALAQLKAIKVSARHPRALVLGSDSVVELDHGILLDKPVDRADAADHLRRLSGHRHRLHSAAVIVEDGRPVWREVDTATLFVRPLSDAFIDAYLDAEWPAIAGCVGCYRIEGPGAQLFARIDGSQFTILGLPLLPVLDYLRVRGVLTS encoded by the coding sequence ATGCTCGAACAGGCGGACGTCGCGTTCGAGATTGACCGGCCCAACGTCGATGAGGACGCGGCCAAGGCTGCGCTCGCCGCCGCGGGCACGTCGGCGCGCGATACCGCCGATGCGCTGGCGCAGCTGAAAGCAATCAAGGTCTCAGCCCGCCACCCCCGCGCGCTGGTGCTCGGCAGCGACTCCGTGGTCGAGCTCGATCACGGCATCCTGCTCGACAAGCCGGTCGACCGCGCCGACGCCGCCGACCATCTGCGTCGCCTGTCGGGGCATCGCCACCGGCTGCACAGCGCCGCGGTGATCGTCGAGGATGGCCGCCCGGTGTGGCGCGAAGTCGATACCGCGACGCTGTTCGTGCGTCCGCTGTCGGATGCGTTCATCGACGCCTATCTCGACGCCGAATGGCCGGCGATTGCGGGATGCGTCGGCTGCTACCGGATCGAGGGGCCGGGCGCACAATTGTTCGCGCGGATCGACGGCAGCCAGTTCACGATCCTCGGCCTGCCGCTGTTGCCGGTGCTCGATTACCTGCGCGTCCGCGGAGTATTGACGTCATGA
- the coaE gene encoding dephospho-CoA kinase (Dephospho-CoA kinase (CoaE) performs the final step in coenzyme A biosynthesis.), producing MTGPRPLVIGLTGSIGMGKSTVAAMFADEGVPVFDADAAVHALQGPAGRVVAAIEARFPDTTGPQGVNRTALAEAVFGDPAALAALEAIVHPAVADERRAFLARHADAPLVVLDIPLLFETGGWRSVDRIVVVSAPADVQRARVLARPGMTVARFESILAKQTPDAEKRARADHVVPTDGALSRTRTRVRQVIACLAGATGG from the coding sequence ATGACCGGCCCGCGCCCGCTGGTGATCGGCCTGACCGGGTCGATCGGCATGGGCAAATCGACCGTCGCGGCGATGTTCGCCGACGAAGGCGTGCCGGTGTTCGACGCCGACGCCGCCGTCCACGCCCTGCAGGGGCCTGCGGGGCGTGTCGTCGCGGCGATCGAGGCGCGGTTCCCCGACACCACCGGGCCGCAGGGCGTAAACCGCACCGCGCTGGCCGAAGCCGTGTTCGGCGATCCCGCCGCGCTCGCCGCGCTGGAGGCGATCGTCCACCCCGCGGTCGCCGACGAGCGTCGCGCATTCCTGGCGCGCCACGCCGATGCGCCGCTGGTCGTGCTCGACATCCCGCTGCTGTTCGAAACCGGCGGCTGGCGGTCGGTCGATCGCATCGTCGTCGTCTCCGCCCCCGCCGATGTGCAGCGCGCGCGTGTGCTCGCCCGGCCCGGAATGACGGTCGCGCGGTTCGAATCGATCCTCGCCAAGCAGACCCCCGATGCCGAAAAGCGCGCGCGCGCCGATCACGTCGTGCCGACCGACGGCGCGCTGTCCCGCACCCGCACGCGCGTGCGTCAGGTCATCGCTTGCCTAGCGGGCGCGACGGGAGGATAA
- the rho gene encoding transcription termination factor Rho, which translates to MHLKDLKKKAPAELVSMAEELGVESASTLRKQDLLFAILKIQAENGDQIMGEGTIEVLSDGFGFLRSAQANYLAGPDDIYISPNQVRKFGLRTGDTVEGEIRGPKDGERYFALTKLVSVNFDDPDVVRHRVNFDNLTPLYPESKLTLDQLDPTQKDKSARVIDIVSPQGKGQRTLIVAPPRVGKTVMLQNIAKAITDNHPEVFLLVLLIDERPEEVTDMQRSVKGEVVSSTFDEPATRHVQVAEMVIEKAKRLVEHKKDVVILLDSITRLGRAYNTVVPSSGKVLTGGVDANALQRPKRFFGAARNIEEGGSLSIIATALIDTGSRMDEVIFEEFKGTGNSEIVLDRKVADKRIFPALDVGKSGTRKEELLVEKDKLSKMWVLRRILMQMGTIDAMEFLLDKMKNSKTNDDFFDSMNQ; encoded by the coding sequence ATGCATCTCAAAGACCTGAAGAAGAAAGCCCCCGCCGAGCTGGTCAGCATGGCCGAGGAGCTGGGCGTCGAAAGCGCCTCGACGCTGCGCAAGCAGGATCTGCTGTTCGCCATCCTGAAGATCCAGGCCGAGAACGGCGACCAGATCATGGGCGAGGGCACGATCGAGGTGCTGTCGGACGGCTTCGGCTTCCTGCGCAGCGCCCAGGCCAATTACCTGGCCGGTCCCGACGACATCTACATCTCGCCGAACCAGGTCCGTAAGTTCGGGCTGCGCACCGGCGATACGGTCGAGGGCGAGATCCGGGGCCCTAAGGACGGCGAGCGATATTTCGCGCTCACCAAGCTCGTCAGCGTCAATTTCGACGACCCCGACGTCGTCCGCCACCGCGTCAATTTCGACAATCTGACGCCGCTCTACCCCGAGAGCAAGCTGACGCTCGACCAGCTCGACCCGACCCAGAAGGACAAGTCGGCGCGGGTCATCGACATCGTCAGCCCGCAGGGCAAGGGCCAGCGCACGCTGATCGTCGCGCCGCCGCGCGTCGGCAAGACGGTGATGCTGCAGAACATCGCCAAGGCGATCACCGACAATCACCCCGAAGTGTTCCTGCTGGTCCTGCTGATCGACGAGCGCCCGGAAGAAGTCACCGACATGCAGCGCAGCGTGAAGGGCGAGGTGGTATCCTCGACCTTCGACGAACCCGCCACGCGCCACGTGCAAGTCGCTGAAATGGTTATCGAAAAGGCCAAGCGCCTGGTCGAGCACAAGAAGGACGTCGTGATCCTGCTCGACTCGATCACCCGCCTGGGTCGCGCCTACAACACGGTCGTGCCGTCATCGGGCAAGGTGCTGACCGGCGGCGTCGATGCGAACGCGCTTCAGCGGCCCAAGCGCTTCTTCGGCGCGGCGCGCAACATCGAGGAGGGCGGGTCCCTGTCGATCATCGCGACGGCCCTGATCGACACCGGCAGCCGCATGGACGAGGTGATCTTCGAAGAGTTCAAGGGCACCGGCAACTCCGAAATCGTCCTCGACCGCAAGGTCGCCGACAAGCGCATCTTCCCGGCGCTCGACGTCGGCAAGTCCGGCACCCGCAAGGAAGAGCTGCTGGTCGAGAAGGACAAGCTCAGCAAGATGTGGGTGCTGCGCCGCATCCTGATGCAGATGGGCACCATCGACGCGATGGAATTCCTGCTCGACAAGATGAAGAATTCGAAGACCAACGACGATTTCTTCGATTCCATGAATCAGTGA
- a CDS encoding TerC family protein — MTDLWQHIVNDFANIGSPSALSAFLQVLMIDVMLAGDNAIVVGALAAGLPADQRKKVILIGIIAALVLRIVFALAVTQLMQVVGLIFAGGLLLLWVSWKMWRELRHDPGKTAEETVDLKPAKSFVGAAWAVAIADVSMSLDNVLAVAGAAKEHPGILIVGLLLSVALMGLAATAIAKYIERYRWIAYIGLLVILYVAGKMIYEGFVDPAVGLGTLF, encoded by the coding sequence ATGACCGACCTCTGGCAGCACATCGTCAACGACTTCGCCAACATCGGCAGCCCATCGGCGCTGTCGGCGTTCCTGCAGGTGTTGATGATCGACGTCATGCTGGCGGGCGACAATGCGATCGTCGTCGGCGCGCTGGCCGCGGGCCTGCCCGCCGACCAGCGCAAGAAGGTCATCCTGATCGGCATCATCGCCGCGCTGGTCCTGCGGATCGTGTTCGCGCTGGCGGTCACGCAGCTGATGCAGGTCGTGGGGCTGATTTTCGCCGGCGGGCTGCTGTTGCTGTGGGTGTCGTGGAAGATGTGGCGCGAGCTGCGTCACGACCCCGGCAAGACCGCAGAGGAAACCGTCGACCTGAAGCCGGCCAAGAGCTTCGTCGGTGCCGCCTGGGCGGTGGCGATCGCCGACGTGTCGATGAGCCTCGACAATGTGCTGGCCGTCGCTGGCGCGGCCAAGGAGCATCCCGGCATCCTGATCGTCGGCCTGCTGCTGTCGGTCGCGCTGATGGGCCTCGCCGCCACTGCAATCGCCAAGTACATCGAACGCTACAGGTGGATCGCCTATATCGGCTTGCTGGTGATCCTCTACGTCGCCGGCAAGATGATCTACGAGGGGTTCGTCGATCCGGCAGTCGGCCTCGGCACGCTGTTCTGA
- the dnaQ gene encoding DNA polymerase III subunit epsilon yields MREIVFDTETTGLSFAGGDRLVEIGCIEMVNRVETGRSFHAYINPERDMPAEAEAVHGLSAVFLSDKPLFGAVVADLLEFVGDAPLVAHNAGFDFSFLNGELKRAGRVEICRSRMVDTLTIARTRHPGAKHSLDALCVRFGIDRSHRVVHGALLDAQLLAQVYVELTGGRQIGLGLAVEPVADTVVELVAVRAEIRPPRAHAASAEELARHAEFMKTVKEPLWGASAFG; encoded by the coding sequence ATGCGCGAAATCGTGTTCGACACCGAAACGACGGGGCTCAGCTTCGCGGGCGGCGACCGGCTGGTCGAGATCGGCTGTATCGAGATGGTCAACCGCGTCGAGACCGGACGCAGTTTTCACGCCTATATCAATCCCGAACGCGACATGCCGGCGGAGGCGGAGGCGGTGCACGGCCTGTCGGCGGTGTTCCTGTCGGACAAGCCACTGTTCGGTGCGGTCGTCGCCGACCTGCTCGAGTTCGTCGGCGACGCGCCGCTGGTCGCGCACAATGCCGGTTTCGACTTTTCCTTCCTGAACGGCGAGCTGAAGCGGGCCGGCCGGGTCGAGATCTGCCGCTCGCGCATGGTCGACACGCTGACGATCGCGCGCACGCGACACCCCGGTGCCAAGCATTCGCTCGACGCGCTGTGCGTGCGCTTCGGCATCGACCGGTCGCACCGCGTCGTCCACGGCGCGCTGCTCGACGCGCAATTGCTGGCGCAGGTCTATGTCGAGCTGACCGGCGGGCGGCAGATCGGGCTGGGGCTGGCGGTCGAGCCGGTCGCCGACACGGTGGTCGAGCTGGTCGCGGTCCGCGCCGAAATCCGCCCGCCGCGCGCACATGCCGCTTCGGCGGAGGAACTGGCCCGGCATGCCGAATTTATGAAGACCGTGAAGGAACCGCTCTGGGGGGCGTCTGCGTTCGGTTGA
- the hpf gene encoding ribosome hibernation-promoting factor, HPF/YfiA family: MDIRVSGHQVDTGDALKRHVEDRLQGIADKYFSRAISAQVTFGKGPHDHGFVCDIVAHVMQGLVLKGSHTNPGSEAHLAFDGAADKIEKQLRRYMRRLKDRNAGQAAAFAEADGRDGAGYTVFNGGGEEEEATDAPLIIAETRVDVPDASVSDAVMMLDLRNTAALLFKNSGTGSFNMVYRRHDGTIGWVEPNRAG; the protein is encoded by the coding sequence ATGGATATCCGTGTATCGGGCCATCAGGTCGACACCGGCGATGCTTTGAAGCGCCACGTCGAGGATCGGCTACAGGGTATCGCCGACAAATATTTCTCCCGCGCGATTTCCGCGCAGGTGACCTTCGGCAAGGGCCCGCACGATCACGGCTTCGTCTGCGACATCGTCGCGCATGTGATGCAGGGCCTGGTGCTGAAGGGCAGCCACACCAATCCGGGCAGCGAGGCGCATCTGGCGTTCGATGGTGCCGCCGACAAGATCGAGAAGCAGCTGCGCCGCTACATGCGCCGGCTGAAGGATCGCAACGCCGGCCAGGCCGCCGCCTTTGCCGAGGCCGACGGTCGCGACGGCGCGGGCTACACCGTGTTCAACGGCGGCGGCGAGGAGGAAGAGGCGACCGACGCCCCGCTTATCATCGCCGAGACCCGCGTCGACGTGCCCGACGCCAGCGTGTCGGACGCGGTGATGATGCTCGACCTGCGCAACACCGCCGCGCTGCTGTTCAAGAATAGCGGGACGGGCAGTTTCAACATGGTCTATCGCCGCCACGACGGCACCATCGGCTGGGTGGAGCCCAACCGCGCGGGCTGA
- a CDS encoding shikimate dehydrogenase family protein, translated as MSVRYAEVIGDPIAQSKSPLIHRFWLEALGLEGEYRHAHVTAEALPGYIADRRADPDWRGCNVTLPHKLAILDLVDDPGDVRGSIGAMNTVLHQGDGALVGTNTDAAGFVAPIAGLDLAGRRITVIGAGGAARAVLFALSKLGVGAVTVQNRSPLKAAGLLARFGLKGDVAAIGAPLAGDTALLVNASALGMAGQSPLSLDLTPMGEDAVVYDIVYSPLETQLLADARARELDTVDGLEMLVGQAALAFELFFGREPPRDRDEDLRALLTS; from the coding sequence ATGAGCGTGCGCTATGCCGAGGTGATCGGCGATCCGATCGCGCAATCCAAGTCGCCGCTGATCCACCGTTTCTGGCTGGAGGCGCTTGGGCTGGAGGGCGAGTATCGCCATGCCCATGTCACCGCCGAAGCCCTGCCCGGCTATATCGCCGACCGCCGCGCCGATCCCGATTGGCGCGGGTGCAACGTGACGCTGCCGCACAAGCTCGCCATCCTCGACCTGGTCGACGATCCGGGCGACGTGCGCGGCAGCATCGGCGCGATGAACACCGTGCTGCACCAGGGCGACGGGGCATTGGTCGGCACGAACACCGACGCCGCCGGCTTCGTCGCACCGATCGCCGGTCTCGATCTCGCCGGACGCCGCATCACCGTGATCGGTGCCGGGGGGGCGGCGCGAGCGGTGCTGTTCGCATTGTCGAAGCTCGGGGTCGGCGCAGTTACGGTGCAGAACCGATCGCCGCTGAAGGCCGCGGGGCTGCTCGCCCGCTTCGGACTGAAGGGCGACGTCGCCGCGATCGGCGCGCCCTTGGCCGGAGATACCGCGTTGCTGGTGAACGCCAGCGCGCTCGGCATGGCGGGGCAATCCCCGCTGTCGCTCGACCTGACGCCGATGGGCGAGGACGCCGTGGTGTACGACATCGTCTATTCACCGCTCGAGACGCAGCTGCTGGCGGACGCGCGGGCGCGCGAGCTCGATACGGTCGACGGGCTGGAGATGCTGGTCGGCCAGGCCGCGCTCGCCTTCGAGCTGTTCTTCGGGCGCGAACCGCCGCGCGATCGCGACGAGGATCTGCGCGCGCTGCTGACGTCATGA
- a CDS encoding PaaI family thioesterase encodes MTPPELPAGAEAHFRALESLYAAAPVNGLFESRLTIVEAGRARIDFTLDERHFHAAGAVHGTAYFKMLDDAAFYAANSLVTDRFLLTTAFNLFFTRPLGPGPVVAEGRWVSGQRRVFVAEARIIDASGEEAARGTGTFMRSRIGLASLPGYAA; translated from the coding sequence GTGACGCCGCCTGAGCTGCCGGCGGGTGCCGAGGCGCATTTCCGCGCGCTCGAATCGCTCTATGCCGCGGCACCCGTCAACGGGCTGTTCGAATCGCGGCTGACGATCGTCGAGGCGGGGCGCGCGCGGATCGACTTCACCCTCGACGAGCGCCATTTCCATGCCGCCGGCGCGGTCCACGGCACCGCTTATTTCAAGATGCTCGACGACGCCGCTTTCTACGCGGCGAACAGCCTGGTGACCGACCGGTTCCTGCTGACGACGGCGTTCAACCTGTTCTTCACCCGCCCGCTGGGGCCGGGACCGGTGGTGGCGGAGGGACGCTGGGTCAGCGGCCAGCGCCGGGTGTTCGTGGCCGAGGCGCGGATCATCGATGCCTCCGGCGAAGAGGCGGCGCGCGGCACCGGCACCTTCATGCGCTCGCGCATCGGGCTCGCCAGCCTGCCCGGCTATGCGGCCTGA
- a CDS encoding MmcB family DNA repair protein has protein sequence MADIAPLDVSAPPAPSVAERLIAADVARGVCRMLLRHDIVAIGEMPLDGGRRADLMAVGPKGELVIVEIKVSRADLLGDGKWTDYLPHCDRFFWAIPTGFDAGPLDTPAFLPERSGVIVADRYDAAIVREAATVAMPVAARRRCTLALARRAARRVIGLVDPDAFAGFPRG, from the coding sequence ATGGCCGACATCGCGCCCCTCGACGTATCTGCGCCCCCCGCACCTTCGGTTGCCGAGCGGCTGATCGCCGCTGACGTCGCGCGCGGCGTGTGCCGGATGCTGCTGCGCCACGATATCGTCGCCATCGGGGAGATGCCGCTCGACGGCGGGCGCCGCGCCGATCTGATGGCGGTGGGGCCGAAGGGCGAACTCGTCATCGTCGAGATAAAGGTGTCGCGCGCCGACCTGCTCGGCGACGGCAAATGGACCGACTATCTGCCGCATTGCGATCGGTTCTTCTGGGCGATCCCGACCGGGTTCGACGCCGGCCCGCTCGACACCCCGGCGTTCCTGCCCGAGCGGTCGGGCGTGATCGTCGCCGATCGCTATGACGCGGCGATCGTGCGGGAGGCGGCGACCGTGGCGATGCCGGTCGCGGCGCGTCGCCGCTGCACCCTGGCGCTCGCCCGGCGCGCGGCGCGGCGTGTGATCGGCCTGGTCGATCCGGATGCGTTCGCGGGCTTTCCGCGGGGTTAG
- a CDS encoding DUF1491 family protein encodes MRLTSEFRVKALIRRVHDAGGSAMILARGDAMGGAVLAIAQVPGAPPRALERGLGDGGLIAAGPAEADDSALLDYWRRRRARDPDLWVVEVIVADAERFVAETIAAD; translated from the coding sequence ATGCGACTGACGTCGGAATTCCGAGTGAAGGCGCTCATCCGCCGTGTCCACGACGCCGGCGGATCGGCGATGATCTTGGCGCGCGGCGATGCGATGGGCGGCGCGGTGCTGGCGATCGCGCAGGTGCCGGGCGCACCACCGCGCGCGCTGGAGCGCGGGCTGGGCGATGGCGGGTTGATCGCCGCGGGTCCGGCGGAGGCCGACGATTCCGCGCTGCTGGATTATTGGCGCCGCCGCCGCGCACGCGATCCGGACCTGTGGGTGGTCGAGGTGATCGTCGCGGATGCCGAACGATTCGTCGCTGAAACGATCGCCGCCGATTGA